A genomic stretch from Plasmodium reichenowi strain SY57 chromosome 4, whole genome shotgun sequence includes:
- a CDS encoding hypothetical protein (conserved Plasmodium protein, unknown function), translating to MGLTADYSKLSDMIYEVQDSPSLYSKEKYFTQKQNDKFYDIKRFMCLGSTIRDNDNLYDMDKILTEGHKKCHKTLKDTFNVIGYKYCTTNNSDNIKFAKLFYDNYSNLFYCMHLHNDAKKCNSLFKHFYETINYDTINKK from the coding sequence atgGGGCTAACGGCAGATTATTCCAAATTAAGTGACATGATTTATGAGGTACAAGATTCACCATCTTTGTACagtaaagaaaaatattttacgcaaaaacaaaatgataaattttatgatataaaaagatTTATGTGTTTAGGAAGTACGATTAGagataatgataatttatatgacatggataaaatattaacagAAGGACATAAGAAATGTCATAAGACATTGAAAGATACATTTAATGTAATTGGTTATAAGTATTGTACTACTAATAATagtgataatataaaatttgcTAAACtattttatgataattattcCAACTTGTTTTATTGTATGCACTTACATAATGATGCTAAAAAATGcaattcattatttaagcatttttatgaaaccattaattatgataccataaataaaaagtga
- a CDS encoding eukaryotic initiation factor, putative — translation MEKDEHYKTSEKYEICTSFENIGIDEGLLRGIYAYGFEKPSAIQQRGIKPILNGRDVILQSQSGTGKTCVFAVGALNCVNRNLNETQVIILSPTRELAEQTQKVCLALADYIHVTIYCCIGGKKMSDDIKALNNGVHVISGTPGRIYHMLNLRHLKCKYIKQLVIDEADEMLNKGFKEQVYDIYRFLSPNTQIILSSATLPQEVLEITNKFMHKPVKILVKRDELTLEGIKQFFVSIEKEQWKYETLADLYESLTITQAVVFCNTQMKVDWLTKKMLESNFTVCKMHAGMSQSERDDIMLKFRQCKFRVLISTDIWGRGLDVQEVSLVVNYDLPNSRESYIHRIGRSGRFGRKGVAINFVKNDDIKILRDIEQYYSTQIDEMPMNITELL, via the coding sequence ATGGAAAAGGATGAACACTATAAGACTTcagaaaaatatgaaatatgCACAAGTTTTGAAAATATTGGAATAGATGAGGGTTTACTGAGAGGAATATATGCATACGGTTTTGAAAAGCCATCTGCAATTCAACAGAGGGGTATAAAGCCTATATTAAATGGAAGGGATGTAATATTACAAAGTCAGAGTGGTACAGGTAAAACTTGTGTGTTTGCGGTTGGTGCTTTGAATTGTGTAAATAGGAATTTGAATGAGACTcaagtaataatattatctcCAACAAGAGAATTAGCTGAGCAGACTCAGAAGGTTTGTTTGGCATTGGCTGATTATATCCATGTGACAATATATTGTTGCATTGGTGGTAAGAAAATGAGTGATGATATAAAAGCATTAAATAATGGAGTACATGTTATAAGTGGGACACCTGGTCGTATTTATCATATGTTAAATTTAAGACAtttaaaatgtaaatatataaaacagTTAGTAATAGATGAAGCAGATGAAATGCTTAACAAAGGATTTAAAGAACAGgtatatgatatatatcGTTTTTTATCACCTAATActcaaataatattatcgTCTGCAACTTTACCACAAGAAGTATTAgaaataacaaataaatttatgCACAAGCCAGTAAAGATATTGGTTAAAAGAGATGAATTAACATTAGAAGGAATTAAGCAATTTTTTGTATCTATAGAAAAAGAGCAATGGAAATATGAGACCTTGGCGGATTTATATGAAAGTTTAACAATAACACAAGCAGTAGTTTTTTGTAATACACAGATGAAAGTGGATTGGTTAACCAAAAAGATGTTAGAATCGAATTTTACTGTGTGTAAAATGCATGCAGGAATGAGTCAAAGTGAAAGAGATGATATCATGTTGAAATTTAGGCAATGTAAATTTCGTGTATTAATATCTACAGATATATGGGGAAGAGGTTTAGATGTACAAGAAGTGTCGCTTGTTGTTAATTATGATTTGCCTAATTCAAGAGAAAGTTATATTCATAGAATTGGTAGGAGTGGAAGGTTTGGAAGAAAAGGAGTGGCTATTAATTTTgttaaaaatgatgatataaaaattctTAGGGACATCGAACAGTATTATTCAACACAAATTGATGAAATGCCAATGAACATAACGGAGTTATTATAA
- a CDS encoding pre-mRNA-splicing helicase BRR2, putative produces MAEEYEKFKRFEYRMNSNLVLQREGPISNTKEPTGESESLVGRLKYKMGDKVEYSNKNKKNIMLVRDNKEMDINRNKRKDIFDDDKYNRRSNKKIRHKEKSVLNVNIEDIFLYKPTTKYTEDIYTKLMSKIRFLLGDNTGDIINSACNEILYILKNEELNNEEKKKQVESELEIDISDDIFIEINNLSKEIYDFNKQEEGEYVENDEGVAVIFEEDDDYFNIGRNTSRGYVNDHETMELQELSDDIEEEDISEDDDGDGDAEDGGDEDGVDEDGVDEDGDDEDGDDEGGDDEYGDNEDVDDNNNNNNNSVRRKKKKKGNQINHLKSYDKKNKKFENYLSLKNTNKNLYYDEENKNVQDNDELNINVIDSHWLQRELNKIFPDPSLCLDKEKEVLNVLNIYNIQESENKLMHILKYENFHIARVLIKNRWKIYYCTLLGQAQTEEEKEEIKKEMKKTEEGQDILDELCNFKNVRKNKQSEFSKIIRKEADNLFGKKKKINDYNKKGNMDYTYIHDDDDDDDDDDDDDDDGDEEEKEEDHKNYDDENVSDDDNYYESTKLYNSDSQGEDAIKKININVKDVKNIKGVKEEDHEGGGSGKEDNEPTQKSFSNNMKYKFIDLEKLETKEKNKDIFFNKEVILPPESKRIERKEYDEIIISSMKNNKMDGMKRNKNNKINYYTCPEEIKLIHINELPEWTHEVFSCVNITKLNPIQSKVYDVAFNKYEENMLICAPTGSGKTNIALLCILNVINSYRLKSGNINRKDFKIVYISPMKALVNEQVQSFNLRLKCMNIKVSELTGDVNLSTKELDDSQVIVMTPEKFDVISRKWNEKILLHKIKLIIFDEIHLLNEMRGNVLESIIARINRYMDNTMVYDMSDVAYGSSGGFRGKNRDANGDNNNNNSDDNNNSDDNNNNSDDNNYDGGGVNSFRENKHGKNHISIRKKKIRLVGLSATLPNYEDVGIFLRAHIERGIFYFDHSFRPVQIEQHYIGIKEKKGIKKYALMNELTYEKVLEEAGKNQILIFVHSRKETYRTSKLLIDRFMKSDNLSKFLIDKKISSEILLSEKEHVINEELKEILPFGFGIHHAGLKRLDRKLVEDLFSDRHIQVLVCTSTLAWGINLPAHTVIIKGTSVYNINIGDFDELSSMDVLQMVGRSGRPQYDKSGKAIIITDHKNLQLYLSLNNEQLFIESTLLNNIVNIINAEIVLKNIQNMDDAMNWLEQTYMYIRMLKCPSLYGVTINSNDKIKGIEEFKDIIDMKNKTKKHDHNNINNNNSSSSSRSSRSSRNSSSSSSSGVMDYMSILKTNYKYNKFIEKIKRRMYNILYSCFLILEKYDLIKYNRKLNTVSSTYIGKISSYYYVDYKSIDIYNKKLNKYTNEIDLLKIFTMSDEFKNIYIRDEEKTELSVIMEKLPIPVKESINIPYTKINILLQLYLSNIILNGYIINADMVYIHQNALRIFRSFFEISLKKNSYNLIKLTLKFCKMIERRMWSTMTPLRQFGLLSTELIRIIEKKNITFKNYLTMNLNEYITIFKNKKIAKNIFKLVHHFPKLELNAYIQPINHKILKVDLNIAPDFIYNHKYHGYFMLFWVFVFDISNESILHYDLFTLKKNYKNDILNQTQRNNNNNNNNNNNNNKTKNNMYNPSDVLDDHVLTFFLPINDNPFYIVKVISDKWLECEATINLYLKDLILPSQNFYSTQLLDLQPLPIHSIKYQKAHTFFNNIRNLDYFNSIHTQIFTSLFENNGNVLIASSNSKHYLIPAELGIIKILKFLHCLYNFINTYIKKQKDVYKIINDKKLADLLFNNNLIDLIKIVYIAPLDDVIIKTFKNWQPLKKIFNLKMCILTGDIQIDMKLLQTHHIILSNPSNYDNISKKWRRKKILQTVSFYIFDHMELLDTVQGGIMEILISRIRYISTQLNLNKSEKKNQHNNENNDNLIMSILNIDIIKMNNVEEDNKKNITHNNHNNNNKKKKKKEEEDDDFIQTINALQNFTIDHIYDYIGLNRILCLSSCSLYNSKDFAEWIGCKKNDYYNFLSTVRDIPIEIYLHAVNIMNKQNRYISMQRQVYQNIRKLKNIIPKKKKMQNVIIFVTDQKMCKTLALDLILSAYNDNFKYFSLFENYEDDKYGTYKFSTDQNDPKNEEKEKKKGGWISNLFSYNKDDKISRDNEKNDLINNNSDDGGTSNNVHKSGTFRNNDLYNNSTNVEELAKSIHNMINLNISNMDSIKNKELSENNINVSSSNNNNNGNIYKNEGKHCNNRNNMNEEHVFDYINDKMLIQFMKKGICYLHNNMTEIEKKIVEILFDKKTIQILIVSYDYIYSLNVYANNVIILDTIITHFHNNKEEDYSIQNILEMISYAGRQNEDTKAFVYIYTYITKKEYYKNFIYEPLTVESNIEDNLPNFLNNEIVMSTIENYQDAIDWLTWSFFYRRIKKNPNYYGLKGISNEHISDYLSELIENNMEILSFANCINIEEQTMDIKPCNLGIISSFYNLDYHIIHFFNQYVLSLKTLKKSRIFEIICLSNIFNDILKIHNYDIFLCLKIAQACNIQVTYEFLKLSINNENNLKNGNIEDHLNKDTKSEDYKKDQYINLLQFMSVPIYFTSHLKAFILLQAHIHRYSLPLNYIQETKTVLLKAYKLINSLIDVISSNNILNFCLFVMEVSQMLTQSMKSTTDQSNLWQLPHFDEHLIKKANDLEIVDVYDLINAEDEPRDILLKHLNEKQRSEIANVCNIFPIIEVQYEIDLDKSYKVNEIAQLNLTIERDLTDDAVIFAHSLYLPFEKEEMWWIVIGIKKMNLLLSIKKLSLLKSINHIKINFELPDKPNTYDVVIYVINDCYVGCDQEYEFKINVEE; encoded by the coding sequence ATGGCTGAGGAATATGAGAAATTTAAGCGATTCGAATATCGAATGAACTCCAACCTTGTTTTACAAAGGGAAGGTCCAATATCGAACACCAAAGAACCCACCGGAGAAAGCGAGAGTTTAGTAGGAAgattaaaatataagatGGGTGATAAGGTTGAATATAGTAATAAGAATAAGAAGAATATTATGTTAGTACGagataataaagaaatggatataaatagaaataaaagaaaagatatttttgatgatgataaatataatagacgatctaataagaaaattcgtcataaagaaaaaagtgtattaaatgtaaacattgaagatatttttttatataagcCGACAACAAAATATACAGAAGACATATATACGAAACTTATGAGTAAGATAAGATTTTTATTAGGTGATAACACAGGAGATATAATTAATAGTGCTTGTAACGAAATcttatacatattaaaaaatgaagaattaaataatgaagagAAAAAGAAACAGGTGGAGAGTGAACTAGAAATAGATATAAGtgatgatatatttattgaaataaataatttatcgaaagaaatatatgattttaATAAACAAGAAGAAGGGGAATATGTAGAAAATGACGAGGGTGTTGCCGTTATTTTTGAAGAAGATGatgattattttaatatagGAAGGAATACCAGCAGGGGATATGTGAATGATCACGAGACTATGGAATTACAAGAGTTGAGTGATGATATTGAGGAGGAGGACATTTCTGAAGATGATGATGGAGATGGAGATGCTGAAGATGGAGGTGATGAAGATGGAGTTGATGAAGATGGAGTTGATGAAGATGGAGATGATGAAGATGGAGATGATGAAGGTGGAGATGATGAATATGGAGATAATGAAGATGTCGatgataacaataataataataataatagtgtgagaagaaaaaagaaaaagaaaggTAACCAAATAAACCATCTCAAAAgttatgataaaaaaaataagaaattcgaaaattatttaagtttaaaaaatacaaataagAACTTGTATtatgatgaagaaaataagaatgttcaagataatgatgaacttaatattaatgttaTTGATTCACATTGGTTACAAAgagaattaaataaaatatttccAGATCCTTCTTTATGTTtagataaagaaaaagaagttttaaatgttttaaatatatataatatacaagAAAGCGAGAATAAATTAATGCATATATtgaaatatgaaaattttcatattgCAAGGgtgttaataaaaaatagatggaaaatatattattgcACCTTACTGGGTCAGGCACAAAcagaagaagaaaaagaagaaataaaaaaggagaTGAAAAAGACCGAAGAGGGACAAGATATTTTAGATGAATTATGTAACTTTAAAAATGTTAGAAAGAATAAACAAAGTGAATTTAgtaaaataataaggaaAGAAGCTGATAATTTGtttggaaaaaaaaaaaaaataaatgattataataaaaaaggaaacatggattatacatatatacatgatgatgatgatgatgatgatgatgatgatgatgatgatgatgatggtgatgaagaagaaaaggAGGAGgatcataaaaattatgacGACGAAAATGTTagtgatgatgataattattacGAATCTACAAAGTTGTATAATAGCGATTCGCAAGGAGAAGACGCaattaaaaagataaatataaatgtgaAAGATGTAAAAAACATAAAGGGTgtaaaagaagaagatcATGAAGGAGGAGGGTCAGGGAAAGAAGATAATGAACCTACACAGAAAAGtttttctaataatatgaaatataaatttatcGATTTAGAAAAACTGGaaacaaaagaaaagaataaagatatattttttaataaagaaGTAATATTACCACCAGAAAGTAAAAGAATAGaaagaaaagaatatgatgaaataattattagtagtatgaaaaataataaaatggatggtatgaaaagaaataaaaataataaaataaattattatacatgtccagaagaaataaaattgatacatataaatgaattacCTGAGTGGACACATGAAGTATTTTCTTGTGTTAATATTACTAAATTAAATCCAATACAATCAAAAGTATATGATGTGgcatttaataaatatgaagaaaatatgttaatatgTGCTCCTACGGGTTCAGGAAAAACCAATATTGctttattatgtattttgAATGTTATTAATTCATATCGATTAAAAAGTGGGAACATTAATAGAAAGGATTTTAAGATTGTATACATATCACCTATGAAGGCTTTGGTAAATGAGCAGGTGCAATCATTTAATTTACGACTCAAATGTATGAATATTAAAGTGAGTGAATTAACAGGTGATGTAAATTTAAGTACTAAAGAATTGGACGATAGTCAAGTCATTGTAATGACGCCTGAGAAATTCGATGTGATTAGTAGAAAATggaatgaaaaaatattattgcacaaaataaaattgatTATATTTGATGAAATACATTTGTTGAATGAGATGCGAGGAAATGTTTTGGAGAGTATCATAGCACGTATAAATAGATATATGGATAACACGATGGTATATGATATGAGTGACGTTGCATATGGTTCATCTGGAGGTTTCCGAGGCAAAAATAGAGATGCCAatggtgataataataataataatagtgatgataataataatagtgacgataataataataatagtgatgataataattatgatggTGGTGGTGTTAATTCTTTTCGAGAGAATAAGCATGGAAAGAACCATATATCGataagaaagaaaaagattCGATTGGTTGGTTTATCTGCTACGCTACCAAATTATGAAGATGTCGGAATATTTTTAAGAGCTCATATTGAGAGGggtatattttattttgatcaTTCCTTTAGACCAGTACAAATAGAACAACATTATATAGgtataaaagaaaagaaagGAATTAAGAAGTATGCTCTTATGAATGAGTTAACGTATGAGAAAGTACTTGAAGAAGCTGGAAAGAATCAgatattaatttttgttcATAGTAGAAAGGAAACTTATAGAACATCGAAATTGTTGATTGATAGATTTATGAAAAGCGATAACTTAagtaaatttttaatagataagaaaatatcgagtgaaatattattatcgGAAAAAGAGCATGtaataaatgaagaattaaaaGAGATATTACCATTTGGATTTGGAATTCATCATGCAGGATTAAAAAGATTAGACAGAAAATTGGTTGAAGATTTATTTTCTGATAGACATATACAAGTTTTAGTTTGTACAAGTACTTTAGCGTGGGGTATTAACTTACCTGCTCATACAGTAATAATTAAAGGTACGAGTGTTTATAACATTAATATAGGAGATTTTGATGAATTATCTAGTATGGATGTTTTACAGATGGTTGGACGTTCAGGTAGACCACAATATGATAAAAGCGGTAAAGCTATTATAATAACAGATCATAAGAACTtacaattatatttatctttaaACAACGAACAATTATTTATAGAATCTACATTacttaataatattgttaatattataaatgcGGAGattgttttaaaaaacatTCAGAATATGGATGATGCTATGAATTGGTTAGAGcaaacatatatgtatatacgTATGTTAAAATGTCCTAGTTTATATGGTGTGACAATAAATTCGaatgataaaattaaaGGTATTGAAGAATTTAAGGATATTATAGATATGAAGAATAAAACAAAGAAACATGACcataacaatataaataataataatagtagtagtagtagtcGTAGTAGTCGTAGTAGTCGtaatagtagtagtagtagtagtagtgGTGTTATGGATTATATGTCgattttaaaaacaaattataagtataataaatttatagaaaaaataaaaagaaggatgtacaatatattatattcatgttttcttatattagaaaaatatgatttaataaaatataatagaaAATTAAATACTGTTAGTAGTACTTATATAGGTAAAATTAGtagttattattatgttgaTTATAAATCTATcgatatatataataagaaattaAATAAGTATACAAATGAGAtagatttattaaaaatatttactATGAGTGatgaatttaaaaatatatatataagagATGAAGAGAAAACAGAATTATCTGTTATAATGGAAAAATTACCAATACCTGTTAAAGAATCTATAAATATTCcttatacaaaaataaatatattattacaattatatttatccaatataatattgaatggttatattataaatgcAGATATGGTATATATACATCAGAATGCATTACGTATTTTTAGATCCTTTTTTGAAatatctttaaaaaaaaattcttataatttaataaaattaacTTTAAAGTTTTGTAAAATGATTGAAAGAAGGATGTGGAGTACTATGACACCCTTAAGACAATTTGGTTTATTAAGTACAGAACTGATACGAataattgaaaaaaaaaatattacattcaagaattatttaacaatgaatttaaatgaatatataactatttttaagaataaaaaaatagcaaaaaatatatttaaattagTACATCATTTTCCAAAGTTAGAATTAAATGCATATATCCAGCCTATtaatcataaaatattaaaagttGATTTAAATATAGCACCagattttatatataaccaTAAATATCATGgatattttatgttattcTGGGTATTTGTTTTTGATATATCAAATGAAAGTATATTACATTATGATTTATTTACgctcaaaaaaaattataaaaatgatatcTTAAACCAAACGCAAAGaaacaacaacaacaataataataataataataataataataagacGAAGAACAATATGTATAACCCATCAGATGTTTTAGATGATCATGTGTTGACATTTTTCTTACCCATTAATGATAATCCTTTCTATATTGTCAAAGTCATTTCAGATAAATGGTTAGAATGTGAAGCTACCattaatttatatctaAAAGATTTAATTCTACCTTCtcaaaatttttattctaCACAATTGTTGGATTTACAACCTTTACCTATACATTCAATTAAATATCAAAAAGCAcatactttttttaataatataagaaatCTAGATTATTTTAATTCTATACATACACAAATATTTACATCTCTTTTTGAAAATAACGGAAATGTACTAATAGCTAGTTCAAATTCAAaacattatttaattcCAGCCGAATTAGGTATCATAAAGATCTTGAAATTTTTAcattgtttatataattttatcaatacttatattaaaaaacaaaaagatgtatataaaattattaatgataaaaaacTAGCTGatcttttatttaataataatttaatagatttaataaaaattgtttatataGCACCCTTAGATGATGTAATCataaaaacatttaaaaattgGCAACccttgaaaaaaatatttaatttgaAAATGTGTATACTAACAGGAGATATACAAATTGATATGAAGCTATTACAAACAcatcatattattttatccAACCCATCAAATTATGATAACATATCAAAAAAATGGAGGAGGAAAAAAATTCTCCAAACGgtttctttttatatatttgatcATATGGAATTGTTGGATACGGTACAAGGGGGAATCATGGAAATATTAATAAGTAgaataagatatatatctacacaattaaatttaaataaatcagaaaaaaaaaaccaacacaataatgaaaataatgataatttaaTCATGTCGATATTAAATATAGATATTATCAAAATGAATAATGTAGAAGAggataataagaaaaatataacacataacaatcataataataataataagaagaagaagaagaaggAGGAGGAGGATGATGATTTTATACAAACTATAAATGCATTACAAAATTTTACAATTGACCACatttatgattatatagGATTAAATAGAATATTGTGTCTATCTAGTTGTTCcttatataattcaaaaGATTTCGCTGAATGGATCGgatgtaaaaaaaatgattattataacttTTTATCAACTGTAAGAGATATACCTATTGAAATATACTTACATGCagttaatattatgaataaacaaaatagatatatatcCATGCAAAGACAAGTGtatcaaaatataagaaaattaaagaatataataccaaaaaaaaaaaaaatgcaaaatgttattatttttgtaacAGATCAAAAGATGTGTAAAACATTGGCATTAGATTTAATCCTTTCAGcttataatgataattttaaatatttttctctttttgaaaattatgaagatgataaatacggcacatataaattttctACTGATCAAAATGATCCTAAgaatgaagaaaaagaaaagaaaaaaggaGGGTGGATATCCAATTTGTTCTCCTACAACAAAGATGATAAAATTAGTCGTGATAATGAGAAGAatgatttaataaataacaatTCAGATGATGGTGGAACGTCAAATAATGTACACAAATCTGGAACATTTAGGaataatgatttatataataatagtacAAATGTAGAGGAGCTAGCTAAAAGCATTCATAATATGATTAATTTGAATATATCTAATATGGATAGTATTAAGAATAAGGAATTGTCAGAAAATAACATTAATGTTTCaagtagtaataataataataatggtaatatttataaaaatgagGGGAAACATTGtaataatagaaataatatgaatgaagAACATGTATTTgattatattaatgataaaatgttaatacaatttatgaaaaaagGTATTTGCtatttacataataatatgacagaaatagaaaagaaaattgtggaaatattatttgataaaaaaacgatacaaatattaattgtttcttatgattatatttacagtttaaatgtttatgcaaataatgttattatattagATACTATTATAACACATTTCCATAACaataaagaagaagatTATAGTATACAGAATATATTAGAAATGATAAGCTATGCTGGACGACAAAATGAAGATACCAAAGcttttgtatatatatatacatatataactaaaaaagaatattataaaaattttatatatgaaccATTAACTGTAGAATCAAATATTGAAGATAATTTACCAAATTTcttaaataatgaaattgTTATGAGTACTATAGAAAATTATCAAGATGCTATCGATTGGTTAACATGGTCCTTCTTTTATAGAcgtataaaaaaaaatccGAATTATTATGGGTTAAAAGGGATATCAAATGAACATATATCAGATTATTTATCTGAActtatagaaaataatatggaaatattatcatttgctaattgtataaatatagaagAACAAACTATGGATATTAAACCATGTAATTTGGGtattatatcatcattttataatttagattatcatattattcatttttttaatcaATATGTATTATCTTTAAAAACATTAAAGAAATCAAGAATTTTTGAAATAATATGTCTttctaatatttttaatgacatattaaaaatacataattatgatatatttcTATGTTTAAAAATTGCTCAAGCATGTAATATACAAGTAACAtatgaatttttaaaactttctattaataatgaaaataatttaaaaaatggaaaCATTGAAGACcatttaaataaagataCGAAATCAGAagattataaaaaagatcaatatattaatttattacaATTTATGAGTGTACctatttattttacatCTCATTTAAAAGCTTTTATACTTTTACAAGCACATATCCATAGATATAGTTTACCTCTGAATTATATACAAGAAACAAAAACTGTATTATTAAAAgcatataaattaataaattccTTAATTGATGTTATaagtagtaataatattttaaatttctGTTTATTTGTTATGGAGGTCTCACAAATGTTAACACAAAGTATGAAGAGTACTACTGATCAATCCAATTTATGGCAATTACCTCATTTTGATGAacatttaattaaaaaagcAAACGATTTAGAAATAGTGGATGTGTatgatttaataaatgCTGAAGATGAACCAAGagatattttattaaaacatCTGAATGAAAAACAAAGAAGTGAAATCGCAAATgtttgtaatatttttccaATTATTGAAGTACAATATGAAATCGATCTTGATAAATCTTATAAAGTTAATGAAATTGCACAACTTAATTTAACCATAGAAAGAGATTTAACAGATGATGCTGTGATTTTTGCACACTCCCTTTATTTACCTTttgaaaaagaagaaatgTGGTGGATCGTTATCggaattaaaaaaatgaatttacttttatctatcaaaaaattatcTTTATTGAAAAGTATcaatcatataaaaattaatttcGAATTGCCTGACAAGCCAAATACCTATGACGTAGTAATTTATGTGATCAATGATTGTTATGTTGGGTGTGACCAGGAGTACGAGTTTAAGATTAACGTGGAGGAGTAA
- a CDS encoding 40S ribosomal protein S19, putative, whose protein sequence is MAEQFTEDIGVVNKRLLEPVPFVKTNNCIKDVDADLFIRSYATHLKLHNKITYPKWCTFVKTGKGRKLAPLNEDWYFIRASSILRRLYLHPDIGVGFLRRQFSSKQRRGVAPNHTSLASGKILRSILQQLENLGYVEQNPKKKGRRLTTKGENAINNFARYINKKVYNKE, encoded by the exons atg GCTGAACAATTTACCGAAGATATTGGTGTTGTAAACAAGAGGTTGTTAGAACCAGTACCTTTTgtaaaaacaaataattgTATAAAAGATGTAGATGCAGATTTATTTATTAGATCATATGCGACTCACTTAAAATTACATAACAAAATAACATATCCTAAATGGTGTACCTTTGTGAAAACAGGAAAAGGTAGGAAATTAGCACCTCTAAATGAAGATTGGTATTTCATAAGAGCATCAAGTATTTTAAGAAGATTATATTTACATCCAGATATAGGAGTAGGATTTTTAAGAAGGCAATTTAGTTCTAAGCAAAGAAGAGGAGTAGCACCTAATCATACAAGTTTAGCTAGTGGAAAAATATTGAGATCTATTTTACAACAACTTGAAAATTTAGGTTATGTAGAACAAAATCcaaagaaaaaaggaaGAAGATTAACTACCAAAGGGGAAAATgcaataaataattttgcaagatatataaacaaGAAAGTGTATAACAAGGagtaa